In one Calonectris borealis chromosome 23, bCalBor7.hap1.2, whole genome shotgun sequence genomic region, the following are encoded:
- the USP48 gene encoding ubiquitin carboxyl-terminal hydrolase 48 isoform X3, producing the protein MAPRLQLEKAAWRWTETVPPEAVAQEHIEAAYRVGLEPCQRGACRRNCRGNPNCLVGIGEHVWLGEIDENSFHNIDDPNCERRKKNAFVGLTNLGATCYVNTFLQMWFLNLELRQALYLCPSTCSEYAAGESVLKDKDYEPQTICEHLQYLFALLQNSKRRYIDPSAFVKALGLDTGQQQDAQEFSKLFMSLLEDTLSKQKNPNVRNIVQKQFCGEYAYVTVCNQCGRESKLVSKFYELELNIQGHKQLTDCITEFLKEEKLEGDNRYFCETCQSKQNATRKIRLLSLPCTLNLQLMRFVFDRQTGHKKKLNTYIGFSELLDMEPFMEQKNGVYVYELSAVLIHRGVSAYSGHYIAHVKDPQTGEWYKFNDEDIEKMEGKKLQLGIEEDLAPCECLRTPRDRFLYSSISLACRVADKMLITRAAVAYRDETAEPSKSQTRKPKCGKGTHCSRNAYMLVYRLQTREKSLTVEVPAFLQELVERDNCKFEEWCNEMAEMRKESVARGKTKHEEVKKLYKRLPAEAGSPYDFISLEWLQKWLDESTPPKPIDNTAYLCSHGKLHPDKISIMKRISEYVADDFYSRYGGGPRLNVKALCKDCVVERCRILRLKNQLNEDYKTVTNLLKITVKGNDGFWVGKASLRSWRQLALEQLNEQDEDAEHSNGKMNGNAQNKDESNEEKREEEEELNFNEDIVCPHGDLCISENERRVVSKEAWEKLKQYFPKAPEFPNNKECCSQCKILEREGEENEALHKMMASEQKTSLQNLFHDKCRPCLGSWPQETDELYIVSQFFVEEWRKFVRRPTRCSPVSSVGNSVLLCPHGGLMFTYASMTKEDSKLIALIWPSEWERIQKLFVVDHVIKITRTQAAGADPESTLYVSEPQLCPECREGLLCQQQRDLREYTQATIYIHKVVDNKKTNGGAKRQKIAHQSYITYQKQGIRRSTRHRKVRGEKALLVSANQTLKELKIQIMHAFSVAPFDQNLSIDGKILSDDTATLGSLGVIPESVILLKADEPIADYAAMDDVMQVCMPEEGFKGTGLLGH; encoded by the exons ATGGCGCCGCGGTTGCAGCTGGAGAAGGCGGCGTGGCGTTGGACCGAGACGGTGCCGCCCGAGGCGGTGGCGCAGGAGCACATCGAAGCGGCCTACCGCGTCGGGCTGGAGCCCTGCCAGCGCGGCGCCTGCCG GAGGAACTGCCGGGGGAACCCCAACTGCCTGGTGGGCATCGGGGAGCACGTCTGGCTGGGCGAGATAGACGAGAACAGCTTCCACAACATCGACGACCCCAACTGCGAGCGCCGCAAGAAG AACGCGTTCGTGGGCTTAACGAACCTCGGCGCCACGTGCTACGTGAACACTTTCTTGCAGATGTGGTTTCTTAACTTGGAGCTCCGACAAGCCCTCTACTTGtgtcccagcacctgcagcgaGTATGCGGCTGGAGAAAGCGTCCTGAAAGACAAAG ACTATGAGCCTCAGACCATTTGTGAACACCTCCAGTACTTGTTCGCCTTGCTGCAGAACAGCAAAAGGCGATACATCGATCCCTCCGCCTTCGTCAAAGCGCTGGGCTTGGACACAGGACAGCAGCAG GATGCCCAGGAGTTTTCTAAGCTGTTCATGTCACTGCTGGAAGATACTttatccaaacaaaaaaacccaaatgttcgAAACATTGTGCAAAAGCAATTCTGTGGAGAGTACGCCTATGTCACCGT ctGCAACCAGTGTGGCAGGGAGTCCAAACTCGTGTCTAAATTTTACGAGCTGGAGTTAAACATCCAAGGGCACAAGCAGTTGACAGACTGTATAACGGAATTTCTTAAG gaagaaaaattagaagGGGACAATCGTTATTTTTGCGAAACTTGTCAGAGTAAGCAGAATGCCACGAGGAAGATCAGGCTGCTAAGTCTTCCCTGCACGCTCAACCTGCAGCTGATGCGTTTCGTGTTTGACAG ACAAACCGGCCATAAGAAAAAGCTCAACACCTACATCGGCTTCTCTGAACTGCTTGACATGGAGCCTTTTATGGAACAAAAAA ACGGCGTCTACGTGTATGAACTTAGCGCTGTCCTCATACACCGCGGCGTGAGCGCGTACTCCGGGCACTACATCGCCCACGTGAAGGATCCGCAGACGGGCGAGTGGTACAAGTTTAATGACGAAGACATAGAAAAGATGGAGGGGAAGAAACTGCAGTTGGGGATTGAGGAAGATCTAG CCCCGTGTGAGTGTTTACGCACACCTCGTGATCGGTTCCTCTACTCTAGTATTTCTCTTGCCTGCCGCGTGGCAGATAAGATGCTGATAACTCGGGCAGCCGTTGCCTATCGGGATGAAACAG CGGAACCTTCTAAATCCCAGACTCGTAAACCTAAGTGTGGGAAAGGGACTCACTGCTCGCGCAATGCTTACATGCTGGTATACAGGCTGCAAACCCGGGAGAAATCTCTGACAGTGGAAGTACCAG CTTTTCTGCAGGAGCTGGTAGAGCGCGATAACTGCAAGTTTGAGGAGTGGTGCAACGAAATGGCCGAGATGCGCAAAGAGAGCGTGGCCAGAGGCAAAACCAAACACGAAGAGGTGAAGAAGCTCTACAAAAGGTTACCCGCTGAAGCTG GTTCCCCGTACGACTTCATCTCTCTCGAATGGCTGCAGAAATGGCTGGATGAGTCTACTCCTCCAAAACCTATAGATAACACGGCCTACCTGTGCTCACACGGCAAACTCCATCCGGATAAAATATCCATTATGAAGAGGATATCGGAGTATGTGGCTGACGACTTCTACAGCAGATACGGAGGAGGGCCCCGGCTGAACG tcaAAGCACTTTGCAAGGACTGCGTGGTAGAAAGGTGTCGAATCCTGCGACTGAAAAACCAGTTAAACGAAGACTACAAAACCGTTACGAACTTGCTGAAGATAACAGTCAAGGG GAATGACGGGTTTTGGGTTGGAAAGGCGTCCTTGCGGAGCTGGCGTCAGTTGGCTCTGGAGCAATTAAATGAGCAAGACGAAGACGCAGAGCACAGTAATggaaaaatgaatggaaatgcaCAAAACAAAG atgaatcaaatgaagagaagagagaggaggaagaggagttaAATTTTAATGAAGACATCGTTTGCCCACATG GTGACCTGTGCATATCCGAAAACGAACGGAGGGTGGTTTCGAAGGAAGCCTGGGAGAAACTCAAGCAATATTTTCCAAAGGCCCCTGAATTCCCAAATAACAAAGAGTGCTGTTCCCAGTGCAAG ATTTTGGAGCGCGAAGGGGAGGAGAACGAAGCTCTGCATAAGATGATGGCCAGCGAGCAGAAGACTTCTCTCCAGAACCTGTTTCACGATAAATGCAGACCTTGCTTGGGCAGCTGGCCTCAG GAGACAGATGAGCTGTATATTGTTTCGCAGTTCTTTGTAGAAGAATGGAGGAAATTTGTCAG GAGGCCGACGCGATGCAGCCCCGTGTCCTCAGTAGGAAACAGCGTTCTTCTCTGTCCCCACGGGGGCCTCATGTTCACCTACGCTTCCATGACCAAAGAAGACTCCAAACT TATAGCTCTAATATGGCCCAGCGAGTGGGAGAGGATTCAAAAACTCTTTGTCGTGGATCACGTCATCAAAATCACGCGAACGCAAGCTGCCGGGGCGGACCCGGAGAGCACACTTTACGTCTCTGAGCCCC AACTCTGTCCAGAGTGCAGAGAAGGGCTGTTATGCCAACAGCAGCGGGACTTGCGTGAGTACACCCAAGCAACCATCTACATCCATAAAGTGGTGGATAATAAAAAG ACCAACGGTGGTGCGAAGCGCCAGAAGATCGCGCACCAGAGCTACATCACTTACCAAAAGCAAGGCATCAGGAGAAGCACCCGGCACCGGAAAGTCAGAGGGGAGAAAGCGCTGCTTGTTTCTGCTAATCAGACGCTGAAAGAGCTGAAAATACAG ATCATGCATGCATTTTCAGTTGCTCCCTTCGACCAGAATTTGTCGATCGACGGGAAGATACTGAGCGATGACACCGCAACGCTCGGCAGCCTGGGAGTCATCCCCGAGTCCGTCATTTTATTAAAG GCTGATGAACCAATTGCAGATTACGCGGCGATGGACGACGTTATGCAAG TTTGTATGCCTGAAGAAGGATTTAAAG ggactggtttacTTGGACACTGA
- the USP48 gene encoding ubiquitin carboxyl-terminal hydrolase 48 isoform X2 has translation MAPRLQLEKAAWRWTETVPPEAVAQEHIEAAYRVGLEPCQRGACRRNCRGNPNCLVGIGEHVWLGEIDENSFHNIDDPNCERRKKMWFLNLELRQALYLCPSTCSEYAAGESVLKDKDYEPQTICEHLQYLFALLQNSKRRYIDPSAFVKALGLDTGQQQDAQEFSKLFMSLLEDTLSKQKNPNVRNIVQKQFCGEYAYVTVCNQCGRESKLVSKFYELELNIQGHKQLTDCITEFLKEEKLEGDNRYFCETCQSKQNATRKIRLLSLPCTLNLQLMRFVFDRQTGHKKKLNTYIGFSELLDMEPFMEQKNGVYVYELSAVLIHRGVSAYSGHYIAHVKDPQTGEWYKFNDEDIEKMEGKKLQLGIEEDLAPCECLRTPRDRFLYSSISLACRVADKMLITRAAVAYRDETAEPSKSQTRKPKCGKGTHCSRNAYMLVYRLQTREKSLTVEVPAFLQELVERDNCKFEEWCNEMAEMRKESVARGKTKHEEVKKLYKRLPAEAGSPYDFISLEWLQKWLDESTPPKPIDNTAYLCSHGKLHPDKISIMKRISEYVADDFYSRYGGGPRLNVKALCKDCVVERCRILRLKNQLNEDYKTVTNLLKITVKGNDGFWVGKASLRSWRQLALEQLNEQDEDAEHSNGKMNGNAQNKDESNEEKREEEEELNFNEDIVCPHGDLCISENERRVVSKEAWEKLKQYFPKAPEFPNNKECCSQCKILEREGEENEALHKMMASEQKTSLQNLFHDKCRPCLGSWPQETDELYIVSQFFVEEWRKFVRRPTRCSPVSSVGNSVLLCPHGGLMFTYASMTKEDSKLIALIWPSEWERIQKLFVVDHVIKITRTQAAGADPESTLYVSEPQLCPECREGLLCQQQRDLREYTQATIYIHKVVDNKKVMKDAAPELNVSSSEAEEEREENKPEGEQDPDFNQTNGGAKRQKIAHQSYITYQKQGIRRSTRHRKVRGEKALLVSANQTLKELKIQIMHAFSVAPFDQNLSIDGKILSDDTATLGSLGVIPESVILLKADEPIADYAAMDDVMQVCMPEEGFKGTGLLGH, from the exons ATGGCGCCGCGGTTGCAGCTGGAGAAGGCGGCGTGGCGTTGGACCGAGACGGTGCCGCCCGAGGCGGTGGCGCAGGAGCACATCGAAGCGGCCTACCGCGTCGGGCTGGAGCCCTGCCAGCGCGGCGCCTGCCG GAGGAACTGCCGGGGGAACCCCAACTGCCTGGTGGGCATCGGGGAGCACGTCTGGCTGGGCGAGATAGACGAGAACAGCTTCCACAACATCGACGACCCCAACTGCGAGCGCCGCAAGAAG ATGTGGTTTCTTAACTTGGAGCTCCGACAAGCCCTCTACTTGtgtcccagcacctgcagcgaGTATGCGGCTGGAGAAAGCGTCCTGAAAGACAAAG ACTATGAGCCTCAGACCATTTGTGAACACCTCCAGTACTTGTTCGCCTTGCTGCAGAACAGCAAAAGGCGATACATCGATCCCTCCGCCTTCGTCAAAGCGCTGGGCTTGGACACAGGACAGCAGCAG GATGCCCAGGAGTTTTCTAAGCTGTTCATGTCACTGCTGGAAGATACTttatccaaacaaaaaaacccaaatgttcgAAACATTGTGCAAAAGCAATTCTGTGGAGAGTACGCCTATGTCACCGT ctGCAACCAGTGTGGCAGGGAGTCCAAACTCGTGTCTAAATTTTACGAGCTGGAGTTAAACATCCAAGGGCACAAGCAGTTGACAGACTGTATAACGGAATTTCTTAAG gaagaaaaattagaagGGGACAATCGTTATTTTTGCGAAACTTGTCAGAGTAAGCAGAATGCCACGAGGAAGATCAGGCTGCTAAGTCTTCCCTGCACGCTCAACCTGCAGCTGATGCGTTTCGTGTTTGACAG ACAAACCGGCCATAAGAAAAAGCTCAACACCTACATCGGCTTCTCTGAACTGCTTGACATGGAGCCTTTTATGGAACAAAAAA ACGGCGTCTACGTGTATGAACTTAGCGCTGTCCTCATACACCGCGGCGTGAGCGCGTACTCCGGGCACTACATCGCCCACGTGAAGGATCCGCAGACGGGCGAGTGGTACAAGTTTAATGACGAAGACATAGAAAAGATGGAGGGGAAGAAACTGCAGTTGGGGATTGAGGAAGATCTAG CCCCGTGTGAGTGTTTACGCACACCTCGTGATCGGTTCCTCTACTCTAGTATTTCTCTTGCCTGCCGCGTGGCAGATAAGATGCTGATAACTCGGGCAGCCGTTGCCTATCGGGATGAAACAG CGGAACCTTCTAAATCCCAGACTCGTAAACCTAAGTGTGGGAAAGGGACTCACTGCTCGCGCAATGCTTACATGCTGGTATACAGGCTGCAAACCCGGGAGAAATCTCTGACAGTGGAAGTACCAG CTTTTCTGCAGGAGCTGGTAGAGCGCGATAACTGCAAGTTTGAGGAGTGGTGCAACGAAATGGCCGAGATGCGCAAAGAGAGCGTGGCCAGAGGCAAAACCAAACACGAAGAGGTGAAGAAGCTCTACAAAAGGTTACCCGCTGAAGCTG GTTCCCCGTACGACTTCATCTCTCTCGAATGGCTGCAGAAATGGCTGGATGAGTCTACTCCTCCAAAACCTATAGATAACACGGCCTACCTGTGCTCACACGGCAAACTCCATCCGGATAAAATATCCATTATGAAGAGGATATCGGAGTATGTGGCTGACGACTTCTACAGCAGATACGGAGGAGGGCCCCGGCTGAACG tcaAAGCACTTTGCAAGGACTGCGTGGTAGAAAGGTGTCGAATCCTGCGACTGAAAAACCAGTTAAACGAAGACTACAAAACCGTTACGAACTTGCTGAAGATAACAGTCAAGGG GAATGACGGGTTTTGGGTTGGAAAGGCGTCCTTGCGGAGCTGGCGTCAGTTGGCTCTGGAGCAATTAAATGAGCAAGACGAAGACGCAGAGCACAGTAATggaaaaatgaatggaaatgcaCAAAACAAAG atgaatcaaatgaagagaagagagaggaggaagaggagttaAATTTTAATGAAGACATCGTTTGCCCACATG GTGACCTGTGCATATCCGAAAACGAACGGAGGGTGGTTTCGAAGGAAGCCTGGGAGAAACTCAAGCAATATTTTCCAAAGGCCCCTGAATTCCCAAATAACAAAGAGTGCTGTTCCCAGTGCAAG ATTTTGGAGCGCGAAGGGGAGGAGAACGAAGCTCTGCATAAGATGATGGCCAGCGAGCAGAAGACTTCTCTCCAGAACCTGTTTCACGATAAATGCAGACCTTGCTTGGGCAGCTGGCCTCAG GAGACAGATGAGCTGTATATTGTTTCGCAGTTCTTTGTAGAAGAATGGAGGAAATTTGTCAG GAGGCCGACGCGATGCAGCCCCGTGTCCTCAGTAGGAAACAGCGTTCTTCTCTGTCCCCACGGGGGCCTCATGTTCACCTACGCTTCCATGACCAAAGAAGACTCCAAACT TATAGCTCTAATATGGCCCAGCGAGTGGGAGAGGATTCAAAAACTCTTTGTCGTGGATCACGTCATCAAAATCACGCGAACGCAAGCTGCCGGGGCGGACCCGGAGAGCACACTTTACGTCTCTGAGCCCC AACTCTGTCCAGAGTGCAGAGAAGGGCTGTTATGCCAACAGCAGCGGGACTTGCGTGAGTACACCCAAGCAACCATCTACATCCATAAAGTGGTGGATAATAAAAAG GTAATGAAGGACGCTGCTCCAGAGCTGAACGTGAGCAGCTCAGAAGctgaagaggaaagggaggaaaacaagCCAGAGGGGGAGCAAGACCCAGATTTTAACCAG ACCAACGGTGGTGCGAAGCGCCAGAAGATCGCGCACCAGAGCTACATCACTTACCAAAAGCAAGGCATCAGGAGAAGCACCCGGCACCGGAAAGTCAGAGGGGAGAAAGCGCTGCTTGTTTCTGCTAATCAGACGCTGAAAGAGCTGAAAATACAG ATCATGCATGCATTTTCAGTTGCTCCCTTCGACCAGAATTTGTCGATCGACGGGAAGATACTGAGCGATGACACCGCAACGCTCGGCAGCCTGGGAGTCATCCCCGAGTCCGTCATTTTATTAAAG GCTGATGAACCAATTGCAGATTACGCGGCGATGGACGACGTTATGCAAG TTTGTATGCCTGAAGAAGGATTTAAAG ggactggtttacTTGGACACTGA
- the USP48 gene encoding ubiquitin carboxyl-terminal hydrolase 48 isoform X6 — MAPRLQLEKAAWRWTETVPPEAVAQEHIEAAYRVGLEPCQRGACRRNCRGNPNCLVGIGEHVWLGEIDENSFHNIDDPNCERRKKNAFVGLTNLGATCYVNTFLQMWFLNLELRQALYLCPSTCSEYAAGESVLKDKDYEPQTICEHLQYLFALLQNSKRRYIDPSAFVKALGLDTGQQQDAQEFSKLFMSLLEDTLSKQKNPNVRNIVQKQFCGEYAYVTVCNQCGRESKLVSKFYELELNIQGHKQLTDCITEFLKEEKLEGDNRYFCETCQSKQNATRKIRLLSLPCTLNLQLMRFVFDRQTGHKKKLNTYIGFSELLDMEPFMEQKNGVYVYELSAVLIHRGVSAYSGHYIAHVKDPQTGEWYKFNDEDIEKMEGKKLQLGIEEDLAFLQELVERDNCKFEEWCNEMAEMRKESVARGKTKHEEVKKLYKRLPAEAGSPYDFISLEWLQKWLDESTPPKPIDNTAYLCSHGKLHPDKISIMKRISEYVADDFYSRYGGGPRLNVKALCKDCVVERCRILRLKNQLNEDYKTVTNLLKITVKGNDGFWVGKASLRSWRQLALEQLNEQDEDAEHSNGKMNGNAQNKDESNEEKREEEEELNFNEDIVCPHGDLCISENERRVVSKEAWEKLKQYFPKAPEFPNNKECCSQCKILEREGEENEALHKMMASEQKTSLQNLFHDKCRPCLGSWPQETDELYIVSQFFVEEWRKFVRRPTRCSPVSSVGNSVLLCPHGGLMFTYASMTKEDSKLIALIWPSEWERIQKLFVVDHVIKITRTQAAGADPESTLYVSEPQLCPECREGLLCQQQRDLREYTQATIYIHKVVDNKKVMKDAAPELNVSSSEAEEEREENKPEGEQDPDFNQTNGGAKRQKIAHQSYITYQKQGIRRSTRHRKVRGEKALLVSANQTLKELKIQIMHAFSVAPFDQNLSIDGKILSDDTATLGSLGVIPESVILLKADEPIADYAAMDDVMQVCMPEEGFKGTGLLGH; from the exons ATGGCGCCGCGGTTGCAGCTGGAGAAGGCGGCGTGGCGTTGGACCGAGACGGTGCCGCCCGAGGCGGTGGCGCAGGAGCACATCGAAGCGGCCTACCGCGTCGGGCTGGAGCCCTGCCAGCGCGGCGCCTGCCG GAGGAACTGCCGGGGGAACCCCAACTGCCTGGTGGGCATCGGGGAGCACGTCTGGCTGGGCGAGATAGACGAGAACAGCTTCCACAACATCGACGACCCCAACTGCGAGCGCCGCAAGAAG AACGCGTTCGTGGGCTTAACGAACCTCGGCGCCACGTGCTACGTGAACACTTTCTTGCAGATGTGGTTTCTTAACTTGGAGCTCCGACAAGCCCTCTACTTGtgtcccagcacctgcagcgaGTATGCGGCTGGAGAAAGCGTCCTGAAAGACAAAG ACTATGAGCCTCAGACCATTTGTGAACACCTCCAGTACTTGTTCGCCTTGCTGCAGAACAGCAAAAGGCGATACATCGATCCCTCCGCCTTCGTCAAAGCGCTGGGCTTGGACACAGGACAGCAGCAG GATGCCCAGGAGTTTTCTAAGCTGTTCATGTCACTGCTGGAAGATACTttatccaaacaaaaaaacccaaatgttcgAAACATTGTGCAAAAGCAATTCTGTGGAGAGTACGCCTATGTCACCGT ctGCAACCAGTGTGGCAGGGAGTCCAAACTCGTGTCTAAATTTTACGAGCTGGAGTTAAACATCCAAGGGCACAAGCAGTTGACAGACTGTATAACGGAATTTCTTAAG gaagaaaaattagaagGGGACAATCGTTATTTTTGCGAAACTTGTCAGAGTAAGCAGAATGCCACGAGGAAGATCAGGCTGCTAAGTCTTCCCTGCACGCTCAACCTGCAGCTGATGCGTTTCGTGTTTGACAG ACAAACCGGCCATAAGAAAAAGCTCAACACCTACATCGGCTTCTCTGAACTGCTTGACATGGAGCCTTTTATGGAACAAAAAA ACGGCGTCTACGTGTATGAACTTAGCGCTGTCCTCATACACCGCGGCGTGAGCGCGTACTCCGGGCACTACATCGCCCACGTGAAGGATCCGCAGACGGGCGAGTGGTACAAGTTTAATGACGAAGACATAGAAAAGATGGAGGGGAAGAAACTGCAGTTGGGGATTGAGGAAGATCTAG CTTTTCTGCAGGAGCTGGTAGAGCGCGATAACTGCAAGTTTGAGGAGTGGTGCAACGAAATGGCCGAGATGCGCAAAGAGAGCGTGGCCAGAGGCAAAACCAAACACGAAGAGGTGAAGAAGCTCTACAAAAGGTTACCCGCTGAAGCTG GTTCCCCGTACGACTTCATCTCTCTCGAATGGCTGCAGAAATGGCTGGATGAGTCTACTCCTCCAAAACCTATAGATAACACGGCCTACCTGTGCTCACACGGCAAACTCCATCCGGATAAAATATCCATTATGAAGAGGATATCGGAGTATGTGGCTGACGACTTCTACAGCAGATACGGAGGAGGGCCCCGGCTGAACG tcaAAGCACTTTGCAAGGACTGCGTGGTAGAAAGGTGTCGAATCCTGCGACTGAAAAACCAGTTAAACGAAGACTACAAAACCGTTACGAACTTGCTGAAGATAACAGTCAAGGG GAATGACGGGTTTTGGGTTGGAAAGGCGTCCTTGCGGAGCTGGCGTCAGTTGGCTCTGGAGCAATTAAATGAGCAAGACGAAGACGCAGAGCACAGTAATggaaaaatgaatggaaatgcaCAAAACAAAG atgaatcaaatgaagagaagagagaggaggaagaggagttaAATTTTAATGAAGACATCGTTTGCCCACATG GTGACCTGTGCATATCCGAAAACGAACGGAGGGTGGTTTCGAAGGAAGCCTGGGAGAAACTCAAGCAATATTTTCCAAAGGCCCCTGAATTCCCAAATAACAAAGAGTGCTGTTCCCAGTGCAAG ATTTTGGAGCGCGAAGGGGAGGAGAACGAAGCTCTGCATAAGATGATGGCCAGCGAGCAGAAGACTTCTCTCCAGAACCTGTTTCACGATAAATGCAGACCTTGCTTGGGCAGCTGGCCTCAG GAGACAGATGAGCTGTATATTGTTTCGCAGTTCTTTGTAGAAGAATGGAGGAAATTTGTCAG GAGGCCGACGCGATGCAGCCCCGTGTCCTCAGTAGGAAACAGCGTTCTTCTCTGTCCCCACGGGGGCCTCATGTTCACCTACGCTTCCATGACCAAAGAAGACTCCAAACT TATAGCTCTAATATGGCCCAGCGAGTGGGAGAGGATTCAAAAACTCTTTGTCGTGGATCACGTCATCAAAATCACGCGAACGCAAGCTGCCGGGGCGGACCCGGAGAGCACACTTTACGTCTCTGAGCCCC AACTCTGTCCAGAGTGCAGAGAAGGGCTGTTATGCCAACAGCAGCGGGACTTGCGTGAGTACACCCAAGCAACCATCTACATCCATAAAGTGGTGGATAATAAAAAG GTAATGAAGGACGCTGCTCCAGAGCTGAACGTGAGCAGCTCAGAAGctgaagaggaaagggaggaaaacaagCCAGAGGGGGAGCAAGACCCAGATTTTAACCAG ACCAACGGTGGTGCGAAGCGCCAGAAGATCGCGCACCAGAGCTACATCACTTACCAAAAGCAAGGCATCAGGAGAAGCACCCGGCACCGGAAAGTCAGAGGGGAGAAAGCGCTGCTTGTTTCTGCTAATCAGACGCTGAAAGAGCTGAAAATACAG ATCATGCATGCATTTTCAGTTGCTCCCTTCGACCAGAATTTGTCGATCGACGGGAAGATACTGAGCGATGACACCGCAACGCTCGGCAGCCTGGGAGTCATCCCCGAGTCCGTCATTTTATTAAAG GCTGATGAACCAATTGCAGATTACGCGGCGATGGACGACGTTATGCAAG TTTGTATGCCTGAAGAAGGATTTAAAG ggactggtttacTTGGACACTGA